A window of the Harmonia axyridis chromosome 5, icHarAxyr1.1, whole genome shotgun sequence genome harbors these coding sequences:
- the LOC123680797 gene encoding histidine protein methyltransferase 1 homolog has protein sequence MSSDELEIKKQKLTCDHSVDSKSKETKQDSMVELKFDELERIQQQLSSFWKYEPIRKSVDLRTLNVPVKQIVEVLEKNDLKCERIKKAEQSQSDLISSVYEGGARTWECTYDLLNYIENEKMYFRDKKVLDLGCGTGLVGIMCLSRRATCHFQDFNDEVLKYITFPNVKENVYYFPENNFTSCKFLCGDWIVFSNFWLENYPKEKFDYIFTSETIYKEDNYHKLHSVFEDLLSPQGKIYLAAKTFYFGPGGGLYTFLEFLNNRKKFEYKLVWQYINGLTREIYEIKFK, from the exons atgtcttctgatgaacttgaaattaagaaacaaaaattaacaTGTGATCATTCAGTAGATAGTAAATCTAAAGAAACCAAACAAGATAGTATGGTTGAGTTGAAATTTGATGAACTTGAAAGAATTCAACAACAGTTAAGTAGTTTCTGGAAGTATGAACCCATTAGAAAGAGTGTGGATCTGAGAACCTTGAATGTCCCAGTAAAGCAAATTGTAGaggttttggaaaaaaatgaccTAAAGTGTGAACGTATTAAGAAAGCAGAACAATCTCAATCTGACCTCATATCAAGCGTTTATGAAG gTGGCGCTAGAACTTGGGAATGCACCTACGATTTACTGAATTATAtagaaaatgagaaaatgtATTTCCGTGATAAAAAAGTCCTAGATTTAGGATGTGGTACAGGATTGGTTGGAATAATGTGTTTATCTAGGCGAGCTACATGTCATTTTCAAGATTTT AATGATGAAGTTTTGAAATACATAACTTTTCCTAATGTCAaggaaaatgtatattattttccaGAAAACAATTTCACCTCTTGTAAATTCTTATGTGGAGATTGGattgttttttcgaatttttggcTGGAAAATTATCCTAAAGAAAAGTTTGATTATATTTTCACAAGCGAAACAATTTACAAGGAAGACAATTATCACAAGCTGCATTCTGTTTTTGAAGACTTATTAAGTCCACAAGGCAAAAT TTATTTAGCTGccaaaactttttattttggcCCTGGTGGGGGCCTCTACACTTTCCTTGAGTTTTTGAACAATAGGAAAAAATTTGAGTATAAATTAGTGTGGCAATACATCAACGGTTTAACAAGAGagatttatgaaataaaatttaagtga
- the LOC123680795 gene encoding acetylcholine receptor subunit alpha-like 2 has protein sequence MRLVFEVYLLLFFCVKKSCTNPDAKRLYDDLLSNYNRLIRPVSNNTDTVLVKLGLRLSQLIELNLKDQILTTNVWLEHEWQDHKFIWDPQEYGGVTELYVPSEHIWLPDIVLYNNADGEYVVTTMTKAVLSHTGKVLWTPPAIFKSSCEIDVRYFPFDQQTCFMKFGSWTYDGNQIDLKHINQKVGENKVEVGIDLREYYPSVEWDILGVPAERHEKYYPCCAEPYPDIFFNITLRRKTLFYTVNLIVPCVGISYLSVLVFYLPADSGEKIALCINILLSQTMFFLLISEIIPSTSLALPLLGKYILFTMVLVALSVVITIIILNVHYRKPSTHKMAPWVRNFFIKSVPKLLLMRVPKDLLTELAANKIPNSRLMMQRNELGSLDSTGSSSSSSSSSSRHRVGGCNGLHSTTTRNRLRGFAGALGGRLGYNGLPSVFSGLDESDSGTRKKYPFELEKAIHNVMFIQHHIQRQDQFNAEDQDWGFVAMVLDRLFLWLFIIASLVGTFAILCEAPALYDDTKAIDLELSSVAQQQFLPDLEF, from the exons ATGCGACTCGTGTTCGAGGTGTATCTCCTGCTGTTCTTCTGCGTCAAGAAGAGCTGCACCAACCCGGACGCCAAAAGGTTGTACGACGACCTACTCAGCAACTACAACAGACTCATTAGACCGGTCAGCAACAACACGGACACCGTGCTGGTCAAGTTGGGCCTCAGGTTGTCGCAGCTCATAGAACTG AATTTGAAAGATCAGATATTGACCACGAACGTTTGGCTTGAACAC GAATGGCAAGATCACAAGTTCATATGGGACCCACAAGAATATGGTGGAGTCACGGAGCTTTACGTGCCCTCTGAACACATATGGCTACCAGATATTGTCCTTTACAATAA TGCCGACGGCGAATATGTGGTTACCACCATGACTAAGGCAGTTCTGAGCCATACAGGCAAAGTTTTATGGACACCACCAGCAATTTTCAAGTCTTCCTGCGAAATAGACGTTAGATATTTCCCGTTTGACCAACAAACGTGCTTCATGAAATTTGGATCGTGGACTTACGACGGAAATCAG ATAGATCTCAAACATATTAAccagaaagttggagagaaTAAAGTTGAGGTAGGGATAGATCTCAGGGAATATTACCCAAGCGTTGAATGGGACATCCTCGGTGTTCCTGCAGAAAGACACGAGAAATATTATCCATGTTGTGCTGAGCCGTATCCTG atatatttttcaacatcacGCTACGGAGGAAAACGTTGTTCTACACAGTCAACTTAATAGTTCCTTGTGTGGGAATCTCTTACCTCTCAGTTTTAGTTTTCTACCTCCCAGCAGATTCCGGAGAGAAAATCGCATTATGTATCAATATCCTCCTGTCGCAAACCATGTTCTTTCTCctcatttctgaaatcatccCTTCCACATCCCTGGCACTTCCATTACTAGGCAAATACATACTTTTCACCATGGTGCTAGTGGCACTATCTGTAGTTATCACAATCATAATCTTAAACGTTCACTATAGAAAACCGAGCACACATAAAATGGCACCGTGGGtacgaaattttttcattaaaagtgTTCCGAAATTACTACTCATGAGGGTGCCCAAGGACTTGCTAACAGAGCTAGCAGCCAACAAAATCCCGAACAGTAGGCTCATGATGCAGAGAAATGAGCTGGGATCTTTAGATTCGACGGGATCATCAAGCTCTTCATCGTCTAGTTCCTCAAGACATAGGGTTGGAGGTTGCAACGGGCTCCATTCAACCACCACACGAAATAG attGAGGGGTTTTGCCGGAGCCCTAGGGGGGCGGTTGGGATACAATGGCCTTCCATCTGTCTTCTCCGGGTTAGATGAAAGTGACTCGGGTACAAGAAAAAAGTACCCATTTGAACTAGAAAAGGCAATACATAATGTGATGTTCATCCAACACCATATACAGAGACAAGATCAATTCAATGCG GAAGATCAAGACTGGGGTTTTGTTGCCATGGTGCTAGACCGTCTCTTTCTTTGGTTATTTATAATAGCATCACTTGTTGGTACTTTTGCAATACTTTGTGAAGCTCCTGCACTTTATGATGATACTAAAGCTATAGATTTGGAATTATCATCTGTAGCTCAACAACAATTTTTACCAGATTTAGAATTTTAG